CCGGCCTCGATCGCGGCCGGGTTGGCGAGGACGAACGCGACGCCGCGTCGAAGTTCGAGGCCGGCCTCGCGCAGCCGACGTACCGCGCGAACGCCGCTCTTCTCGTCGCCGTGGACGCCGGCGACGACCACGATTTCGGGCTCTCCCGGTCCCCGGAGCGTCACGTCGAGCGGGCCGTAGTTCGTCTCCATACTCCTGTCGTGAACGAGTGGCGATCGAGTGATGAGCGATCTGCCGGCGTATCACGGCTCTCCGAAGCCGTTCCGTACGAGGTGACCGTCACGCCATCCGTTCTCTCCGCGAGCGGATCATCGACGACGAGGTGGAAATCGGAGAAGAACGACGCCGAGACGGAACCGTCGCGCTACGCACTCGAGTGGCTCTCCGTCGGGACCGAGCGATACGACCGGCTCTCGGCGGGTGAAATAGCGAAAAACTCGATTGGAACTACGCGGGACGACCGGCGGTTAGAACGGTGCTTCCGGTCCTTCGTCGGCGTCGCCGTCGTCGTCGACGGTTTCGCCGGGGAACGACGGGCTCATGCCGCCGCCACCGCCCATGTCGGCCTCGCCGCCGTCCATCCCGGTGTGGGCGTTGACCGTCTCGATCTCGGGGATCTCCTTGACCATCCGGCTCTTGATCGCCTGGATCGTCATCGGCGAAATCCCGCAGCCGCTGCAGGCGCCGCCGAGGGCGATGCTGACTTCGCCGCTCTCGCGGTCGATGTCCTGAATCGCTGCGCTGCCGCCGTGCATCTGGATCTGCGGGAAGTTGCGGCGGAGGAAGTTCGCGACGCGGTCCTCGAGGTCGTCCCCGTCGTTCTGGGATTCCGTGCTCATGAACCACCCTTGGATGTGGGTGCCCCTAAACCTTCCGTCATACCCGTTCGGCTGCCGACACTCGCGACGGCCGAATCGCGGTCCTCGAGTCGTCTGGTCCCGATCAGGCGAACCCGAACACCCGCTGCAGTTCGGTCTCGATTTCCTCGACGTGGCGCTCGAGAACCTCCTCGAACCGGTCCCGCTCGACCAGTACGCCCGTGAGTCGGTCGTAGGGGTCCTCGGGGAGCTCGACGCGGAACTCGCCGTCGCCCTCGTAGAAGGGTTCGCTCTCGTTTAACACCTGCTGGTCGATCGCGTGGACCAGCTCGGAGTCGTACCGGTCGTTCATCCGGTTGAACGCGTTCTTGTACGCCTGCTGGAGCTCGGGAAAGTAGTTGGCGTACTTGTCTTCGAATTGTTCGGGGTCGAAGTCGGCCATACCCGGAGGGACGGCGACCGGAGACAAAAGTCGGACGATCGGTCGGCCGCCGCCGTCTCGCGGTCTCGAGGCCACCTGAGACTGACAGCGAAATAACACAGTAGGGGATGCGGTATACGAACGATGCGTACGCAAGCCGAACCGACACTCCCGTTCCCGGTTCAGGGAGGCACATGCCTCCCGATCAGCCCCCCATCCCACGCGAGGCATTACCACCGGGATGGGGACCCCTCGACTGCTGTGACGACCGGTTCGAATACCGTCACAGCCAGCCCCCGCTCGAACTCGTCGCGGATCGCACCGCCGCCGATCGTTCGCATCCGGGACTCGGCCTCTGTCGGTGCTGGGAGCTTCGGTACCGGTACTTCCTCACCGACCAGACGATCACCGAGGTGATCGGCCGCGTGTCGACCCGCCGGGCCGCCGTCAAAGGCGCCCTCGCGTGTATGGAACGCGTCCACGACACCGTTTCGACGGGCGACGATCCCCTCGAGGTTCGGGACGTCCTCGAGAGCGTCCCCCTTCCGGATCTCGTCCCGGACGGCCTCTCGCAGTCGTCGCCGTAGTCCGCGCTCGGCGGGCGATCGCCTAGGCGCGCCGCGACAGATGCGCGCGAACCGTCCGCTGGCAGTCGCCGCAGATCCCGTACAGCCGCGCCGCGGTCGACAGCAGCGGGAACTGGACGGGGAGATCCGCGTAGATCGCCGCGACGAGTTCCCGGTAGTCGGCGGTCCCGCGGGGGTTCGTCTCCCCGGCGAACTGCCGCTGTCGCTCGTCGGTCAGCGTCTCGAGGCGGTCCCGATGAGTCTCGAGTCGGTCGTGTTTCTCGCGCAGGTCGTCGAACCCGCACTGGAGTAGCGATTCGTCGGCCGTCGCCCGAAGCCACCCCACGATCTCGTCGATTTCGTCGATCGCTTCCTCGAGCGTCCGTCGCTCGCGCTGCAGCGTTTCCTCGAGCAGCACCGTCTTCCGGCGCTGGGTCTCGACTTCCTCGAGAGCGGCTCGTTTGAGCGCCGGCGTCCAGTCGGCGTCGGCGGCCAGCGAGACCGCGATCTCCTCCGAGAGTTCGGTCGCCATCGTCTCGACGAGCGAGTCGTCGTCGGCCGCGATCGTGTGCGGTTCGACGGTCTCGACGAACGCTTCCCTGACGGTCTCACAGCGGTCGTCGGACGGCTGCGGAGTCGCGACCGCCGAGCCGACCGCCGTCGCCATCGCCTTCGGCGTCGCCGGCACGGTACCGGCCGCCCGCGCGGGTCCTGACGCCGTCGGCACGTCTCGAACCTCCCGCGCGAACGTCTCGAGGGCCGACGCGCGGTCGGCGACGTCGTCCCGTTCGTCCTCGAGACACGCCACCGCCCGGTGGACGACCGTCGAGTCCGTCACGGCTCGTCCTCCGTGAGACAGACGAGGCCGCCCGCAGCCTCGACGTCGCTGGTCACGACGAGTTCCCAGTCGCCCTCGCCCAGCGCGGTCACGTCGGTCACGCCCAGCGCCGCGGTCGCCTCGGACGTCCGGCGCAGGATGTCGATCCCGATCGGCAGCGTCGGAAACCGCCGGCCGTCGCAGTCGATGGCGTACCCGCGCAGGGAGACGCTCCAGGCGTCGATCTCCGGCCGCGGCTCGCGTACGACGTCGTACGCCCGCACCAGCGACAGCGAGTCGAGATACGCCAGACTCGCCTCGACGGGATCGGCCGCCGACGCGACCGACGGGAGATTCGCCGCCGCGTCCCGCAGCAGTCGGGTCCGTTCGTCGACGGTCAAGTGCGCCTCGAGTTCGGCCGCCATCGCCTCGAGCAACACCAGACAGAGCGTGTTCCGGTCGGTCGTGGCTTCGGCGGCGGCCAGATAGGTCTCCATGATCGCCGTCTCGGCCTCGTCGTGCTCGCTCCCCGAGAGGGCCTCGAACACGGCGCCGGAGACGTCGTGACAGAAACTGATCAGCGGATCGTCGGCCTCGCCGCCGTGACCGACGGGCTGTTGGGGGACGCGGTCCGTTCCCTCGTCGGGGCCGTCGGGCCCGTCGCCGACGTGCAGCGGCTGCTCTTGCCGGACGATGGGATCGTAGTAGGGCAACTGCGGATCGTACCGTCTGAGCGCCGCCCGGTACTGTTCGGTCGCTCGAGCCGCGTCGGCCGCGGCCGTACGGGTCGCGAACCGCTGGCCGGCGACGGGAACGGGTCGCTCGCCGGAGCGAGCGCAGACGACGTAGTAGTCGCCGTCGTCGCTGGCCAACCGTTCGATCTCGTGGCGAATCTCTCTGAGTGTCGTTCCGACCATGGTTTTCCTCCAGTCGCTCGGCGGATCGCAGGGCGGTCGTGCGGCGCCACGGCCCCGTTAGGGGCGGAATCGCCGCGTCGCGCCGATCGAGGTAGCGGGGACCGCCGTCGTTCTTTAGGCTTACCTAAACCAACATAAGTCCACCGGATTTTAGGGTGACCTAATCCTCTCGAGGCGAGTCGATCCGTCCGCCGAACTGCTGGAAACGAGTGATTGCCCGCCGTCACCGGGTTTAGCCCCTGATATCCGTCGTACCGCTCTACCCCGTCGCTTCGTCTGCAGGTCGTCATCCGGTCCGTCACGAGGCGTTCTCACCACGATAAATCTGATAATGCTATATTGAATTCGGATGTCGATCTCCCCTCGAGCGGCAACACAGCGTTTATGCGGACCAGCGAAGTACTGGGCGTAGCGTTCCCCGCCCTGATCCCGCTATGACGACTCAGATTCCGCTCGCGATCGATTTTCACGTTCACTCCGACGACTCCTACGACGGGCACGAACCGATCGAACTCATCCTCGAACAGGCGGCCGACATCGGACTCGACGGGGTCGTGATCACCGACCACGACGAGATCGGCGAGTCGCTCCGCGCGGCCGAACTCGCGCCGGAGTACGGCCTGATCGGCATCCCCGGCGTCGAGGTGTCGACGCGCCACGGCCACCTGCTGGCGATCGGCGTCGAGGAACGGCCCGCACCCGGCCAGTCGTTCGCCGAGACCGTCGCGGCCGTCCGCGCCCGCGGCGGGATCGCGATCGTTCCCCACCCGTTCCAGCGCAGCCGTCACGGCGTCCGCAAACGCCACCTCGAGGACGCCGACGCGATCGAGACCTACAACTCGATGGTCTTCACCGGCTACCGCAACCGCCGGGCGCGGACGTTCGCCCGTCGCCGCGGCTATCCCCAGATCGGCGCCAGCGACGCCCACTACCTGCCCAACGTCGGCAAGGCTTACACCGAGATTCTCGTCTCGCTCGACGCGGACGCCGCCACCAAGGCCGACATCGACGGCGACGAACTCGTCGCGGCCATCCTCGAGGGCCGGACCCAGATTCGCGGCAAGCGAACGCCGATTCGCGAGAGTTCGGTCCAGTACGCCAAGGGCGGGGTTCGGAAGGTGTCGTACGTGCTGACCTCGCGGGCACCGCTGGTGCCGACGGTGCCGGCCTCGATGGATCGTTCGACCTGATCGTACCGTATGACTCGAGCCGGCCGCTACTCGGCGTCCGTCAGGAGAGTTGCTCGCCGACGATTTCGTCGGCGCGCTCGATGAACGCGTCCTCTTTTCCTTCGGGTACCGTCGCGCCGGCGGCGACGTCGTGTCCGCCGCCGTCGCCGCCGACGGCCCGCGAGGCCTCGCCCATGACGACCGAGAGGTCCAGTCCCTGTCGGACGAGGTTGTGGGTGCCCCGCGAGGAGACTTTGACCTCAGCCGCGTCCTCGGCGGCGTCACCCTCCGCGCTCTTTTCCGCGAACGCGAGGATCGGCTTCGAGCGGCTGATCCCCTCGTTGCCCATCGCCATCCCGGCGACGATGCCGACGATGGTCTCGCGAATCTCGTCGCCCGCGTGGAACCACTGGAGGTGCTCCTCGTGGGTCACGCCCTCGCGCGTGACGAGGTCGATCCCCTCCGAGAGGTTGCGCCGGTGGTTTCGCAGCAGTTTCCGGGCGCGCTCCAAGGCGCCCGTTCGGTCCCCGAGACAGACCCCGAGGCCGACGTCGGCGCGCTCGTAGCGGGCGGTCGCGTTCAGCAGCGTCGAGAACTCGCTCGCGTCCCGGAGTTCGGTGC
This portion of the Haloterrigena gelatinilytica genome encodes:
- a CDS encoding NifU family protein; translated protein: MSTESQNDGDDLEDRVANFLRRNFPQIQMHGGSAAIQDIDRESGEVSIALGGACSGCGISPMTIQAIKSRMVKEIPEIETVNAHTGMDGGEADMGGGGGMSPSFPGETVDDDGDADEGPEAPF
- a CDS encoding DUF5783 family protein, whose translation is MADFDPEQFEDKYANYFPELQQAYKNAFNRMNDRYDSELVHAIDQQVLNESEPFYEGDGEFRVELPEDPYDRLTGVLVERDRFEEVLERHVEEIETELQRVFGFA
- a CDS encoding DUF7260 family protein; the protein is MTDSTVVHRAVACLEDERDDVADRASALETFAREVRDVPTASGPARAAGTVPATPKAMATAVGSAVATPQPSDDRCETVREAFVETVEPHTIAADDDSLVETMATELSEEIAVSLAADADWTPALKRAALEEVETQRRKTVLLEETLQRERRTLEEAIDEIDEIVGWLRATADESLLQCGFDDLREKHDRLETHRDRLETLTDERQRQFAGETNPRGTADYRELVAAIYADLPVQFPLLSTAARLYGICGDCQRTVRAHLSRRA
- a CDS encoding DUF7551 domain-containing protein yields the protein MVGTTLREIRHEIERLASDDGDYYVVCARSGERPVPVAGQRFATRTAAADAARATEQYRAALRRYDPQLPYYDPIVRQEQPLHVGDGPDGPDEGTDRVPQQPVGHGGEADDPLISFCHDVSGAVFEALSGSEHDEAETAIMETYLAAAEATTDRNTLCLVLLEAMAAELEAHLTVDERTRLLRDAAANLPSVASAADPVEASLAYLDSLSLVRAYDVVREPRPEIDAWSVSLRGYAIDCDGRRFPTLPIGIDILRRTSEATAALGVTDVTALGEGDWELVVTSDVEAAGGLVCLTEDEP
- a CDS encoding PHP-associated domain-containing protein, translated to MTTQIPLAIDFHVHSDDSYDGHEPIELILEQAADIGLDGVVITDHDEIGESLRAAELAPEYGLIGIPGVEVSTRHGHLLAIGVEERPAPGQSFAETVAAVRARGGIAIVPHPFQRSRHGVRKRHLEDADAIETYNSMVFTGYRNRRARTFARRRGYPQIGASDAHYLPNVGKAYTEILVSLDADAATKADIDGDELVAAILEGRTQIRGKRTPIRESSVQYAKGGVRKVSYVLTSRAPLVPTVPASMDRST